In a genomic window of Bradyrhizobium ontarionense:
- the rpoZ gene encoding DNA-directed RNA polymerase subunit omega: MARVTVEDCIDKVDNRFDLVLLAAHRARMISSGSQLTIDRDNDKNPVVALREIADSTISPEDLKEELVHSLQKFVEVDEPEPDTVPLIGSAGASVDADDTEVAVERMTEEELLKGLEGLAPPEEQPEEDE, encoded by the coding sequence ATGGCGCGCGTCACCGTGGAAGATTGTATCGATAAAGTGGACAACCGGTTTGACCTGGTCCTCCTGGCGGCGCATCGCGCTCGTATGATCTCGTCGGGATCACAACTTACGATTGATAGAGATAACGACAAGAATCCCGTTGTGGCACTCCGGGAAATTGCGGATTCGACCATTTCTCCTGAGGATCTGAAGGAAGAATTGGTGCATTCGCTGCAGAAGTTCGTCGAGGTGGACGAGCCGGAGCCCGACACGGTGCCGCTGATCGGTTCGGCTGGCGCCAGCGTCGACGCCGACGACACCGAGGTTGCGGTCGAGCGGATGACCGAAGAAGAACTGTTGAAGGGGCTCGAAGGCCTTGCTCCGCCGGAGGAGCAGCCGGAAGAGGACGAGTGA